The genomic DNA GAAAACAACAATATCAGCGCTCAATCCATGATCGACCTGATAATTATCCTGATTTCAATTCTGAGTTTGGTCACCTTGAAGGTGATACGATCGTTGGCATTCATCATAAAAGTGCCGTCATTACTTTAGTTGAAAGATTATCTAAAGTCATTATCACGATTAAACCCAACGGCCGTAAGGCATTAGATATTGAAACCGCCCTTAATCAATGGTTTTCTCGCTTCCCTAAAAACTTCTTTAAATCTATTACGTTTGACTGTGGAAAAGAATTTTCTAACTGGAAAGCCATTAGTAACCAACACGATATTGATATATATTTTGCGGACCCTGGAACACCTTCTCAACGCCCATTAAACGAGAATTCTAACGGGATTCTGCGTCGTAATGGACTGCCGAAATCAATGGATTTTAGAGAAGTGAATCAGACATTTATTTCCAGTGTCAGCAATCAACGTAATCATATTCCAAGAAAATCATTGAATTACAGAACACCAATTGAGATATTTTTGAGCTATGTACAAGAAGCATTTTATTCTAACTTAATTTGACA from Enterococcus faecalis includes the following:
- a CDS encoding IS30-like element IS6770 family transposase, translated to MTYKHLTIDELTMIESYYLQHNKPVEIANRMGRAIQTIYNVVNKFKQGKTALDYWHQYKENKKKCGRKVIQLPAHEVDYIKEKVTLGWTPDVIIGRKERPVSCGMRTLYRLFSKGIFDIDTLPMKGKRKPNGHQEKRGKQQYQRSIHDRPDNYPDFNSEFGHLEGDTIVGIHHKSAVITLVERLSKVIITIKPNGRKALDIETALNQWFSRFPKNFFKSITFDCGKEFSNWKAISNQHDIDIYFADPGTPSQRPLNENSNGILRRNGLPKSMDFREVNQTFISSVSNQRNHIPRKSLNYRTPIEIFLSYVQEAFYSNLI